CATTATCTCGCCTTTATTTTCAAATACCTGAACACACTCGTAGTGCTGTGCAAGTTCTGTGTAGTTGTCTTTCCAGGTTTTTACAACTTCGTGCAGGGCGTCGTGCTCAAGCTCAGGTAGTGTTTTGTTATGCTCTGGCGAAAAACAAATCACACGGCATTCGCCGCTTGCTTCGTCGGCAATAAATAAATCGCTGTCTGACTCTAAGCTTTGCGGTTGCTCGTTGGCATTAGGGGTTAGTGCACCAAAGTCATTTCTAAATACATGCGTGTATTTGTAATCTGGGTTGCTGTCGCCATTTGCACGGGTGTTACCTGGGCAAAGTGGGCAGCTTTCATCGTGCTTTGGCAGTACGCTTTCGTTTACTGCTTCTGTTGCGCCTAACCATGGGCGGTTATTACGATGCGGTGATACTAATACCCAACGCCCCGTTAGCGGGTTTTTACGTCTGTGAGTACTTTCTAATAAAGCCATGTTAACTCTCCAACCCACTTGGGTAATTAGTTTGCCAGCGCCATGTATCGTTGGTCATGTCGCTAAGTGTTAGTTCTGCGTGCCAGTTAAGGGTGGTTTGCGCTTTTGTGGCATCGGCATAATTACAGGCAATATCGCCTGCACGGCGCGGTGCACTTTTATAAGGAATATCTTTATTAGCTGATGCGCTAAATGCTTTGATCATATCAAGCACTGAATAACCTTGGCCTGTGCCTAGGTTATAAGCATGAAATGCGGTATCTGTTTTGTGCTGCATAAAGGCCGCTACATGGCCTTTCGCTAAATCTAAAACGTGAATATAGTCGCGCACGCCAGTGCCATCTTCAGTGTCGTAGTCGTCACCAAAAATATTAACCACTTCGCGTTTGCCTACCGCAGTTTGGGCAATAAAGGGCATTAAATTATTTGGAATACCATTTGGGCTTTCGCCTAATAAACCGCTTGGGTGTGCACCTACTGGGTTAAAGTAACGAAGCGCTATACCCATAAATTTGCTATTAGCCTTACATACGTCTTGCATGGCTTGCTCAACCATGACTTTAGTCCAACCATAAGGGTTGGTCGCGCGTATAGGGTGTTTTTCATCTATAGGCAAGTAGTCTGGCTCGCCATACACAGTGGCTGATGAGCTAAATATAATGTGGTTAACGCCTTCGTCTTGCATGTTTTGTAGCATGCTTAATGTACCCGACACATTATTTTGGTAATAACGCAGTGGTTGCTCGGTTGATTCACCTACCGCTTTTAATGCTGCAAAGTGAAATACAGCCTCGGCTTGGGTGTGTTTAAGGGCAAGTTTAAACTGCTGCTCGTCTTGAATGTCGCCTAAAATGAACTCAAACCGAGTACCGGTAATTTTTTCGAGTTGATCAAGCACACGGGGGCTTGCATTAGATAAGTTATCGTAAATAACAGGGGTTATGCCTGCTTCATGAAGTGCAATACATGTGTGGCTACCTATGTAACCCATGCCGCCTGTAACTAAAACTTTCATGTGTTTTCTCGAAATGTGTATTTATATGATAAATACTACTATTAAGGTGGTCTAAAAACAATAGTTATGATTACCCGTAATTTCAAATAAAAGCACAAAAAACACACAATCATAGCGTAGGCTAAAATTATAAATGGTGTGGTTTTGCAATTAGTAACAGTTGCTTAGGTTTATCAATTAATTCTATAAACTGATTCTATTAGCTAGCTAATTATCAGTGTAGCGTGGTGGTGATAGTATAAATTGGTAAATAGCAGTGAGTTTAGTGGGTATAAATGTTTGGCATTTTAGCAGCCCCCGTACTTGCGCTGTAAATAACATTAATAAATTAGGAATGATCAACATGAATAAAACAATTTTATTAACAGGCGCTACCGACGGCATAGGCCTAGAAACTGCAAAAATGCTACTCGCACAAGGTCACACTGTACTATTGCACGGGCGTAATCAAGATAAGCTAAACAATGTACAAGGGGCTTTAAACGAGCAATACCCACAAGCAAATACAGCAACCTATGTAGCCGACTTAAGTGTTATGGCGCAGGTGCAAACATTTGCGCACACAGTATTAGCTGACCTACAGCAAAGCGGCAAAACATTAGATGTACTTATTAACAACGCCGGTGTGTACAAACTTGCTGATATAACTACAGCAGAGGGTCTTGATGCCCGCTTTGCGGTAAATACCTTTGCTCCTTATTTACTTACTAAATTGCTATTGCCTGTTATGAATGCGCAATCGCGTGTTGTAAATGTATCGTCTGCTGCACAATCAAGCGTTAACTTTGAGTCGTTAGTGGGAAAAAAACCACTATCAGATAGTGCAGCCTACGCACAGAGCAA
The sequence above is drawn from the Pseudoalteromonas espejiana DSM 9414 genome and encodes:
- the galE gene encoding UDP-glucose 4-epimerase GalE; the encoded protein is MKVLVTGGMGYIGSHTCIALHEAGITPVIYDNLSNASPRVLDQLEKITGTRFEFILGDIQDEQQFKLALKHTQAEAVFHFAALKAVGESTEQPLRYYQNNVSGTLSMLQNMQDEGVNHIIFSSSATVYGEPDYLPIDEKHPIRATNPYGWTKVMVEQAMQDVCKANSKFMGIALRYFNPVGAHPSGLLGESPNGIPNNLMPFIAQTAVGKREVVNIFGDDYDTEDGTGVRDYIHVLDLAKGHVAAFMQHKTDTAFHAYNLGTGQGYSVLDMIKAFSASANKDIPYKSAPRRAGDIACNYADATKAQTTLNWHAELTLSDMTNDTWRWQTNYPSGLES
- a CDS encoding SDR family NAD(P)-dependent oxidoreductase, producing MNKTILLTGATDGIGLETAKMLLAQGHTVLLHGRNQDKLNNVQGALNEQYPQANTATYVADLSVMAQVQTFAHTVLADLQQSGKTLDVLINNAGVYKLADITTAEGLDARFAVNTFAPYLLTKLLLPVMNAQSRVVNVSSAAQSSVNFESLVGKKPLSDSAAYAQSKLAITMWSRHLGLELKGMGPLVVSVNPKSLLGSKMVKDAYGLDGGDLKLGADIFCRAALSDEFKDATGLYFDNDAERFAPPHPDALNSAKNQQLIDTLDTVLAQLKLGNA